Genomic DNA from Hymenobacter jejuensis:
AGGTGAACAGCACGGCCATGCTGGACTTGCCAACGTACGATGCCCTGCTTTTTGAGAACAGCTCGGCAAACCAATACTTTGGCCAGAAGGGCGAATACACGCAGCGCTTAACCAAGACGTTCAAGGACTTGCAGCGTTTCTGGAATATTCAGTCGCAGGACATTGTGCTGGCCGCCATGCACGGCAACATGCTGCAAGACCGCACCAAACTGATCCGGACCTACAAAGCCGCCTTCGGCTTGTCCGATGCCAGCGCCGCATTCTATGCTGACCGGGTATTAACCTTTTTGAAGGCCTCGCCGGAGATGAGAAATGGTACCCACCCCATCTTCACGTTCAACGCGTTTGCTCAGGAAGGCTTCGACTTTCCTCCGTATGGCACCATCCCCTCTAAGATCATTATGGGCGACGGCATCATGGAAGCGTACACTGCCCTCGGCTACGATGATGTAGCGCCGCAAGCCATTCTGGCTCACGAGTTTGGCCACCAAGTACAGTTCCAACTGGGCTTGTTCACGAATGAGAATACGCCAGAAGCTACTCGCCGTACTGAGTTGATGGCCGACGCCTATTCGGCTTACTATCTCTCGCACGCCCGCGGCGCTTCGATGCAGTGGAAACGCGTAAGACAGTTCTTGCAGGTGTTTTTCAACATCGGCGACTGCCAATTCTCTAGCACGGGCCACCACGGTACGCCCACCCAACGCATTGCCGCTGCCGAATTTGGCTACAATACGGCAAACGATGCCCAAAAGCAAGGCCATATCCTGACTGCTCAGGAGTTTACCAAGCTATTTGAAGCGCAACTGCCTGCTATTGTTAAGTTGTAGACAACGCATTCGATAAGGAAAAAGGGGAGCAGCAATGTTCCCCTTTTTTTATGGCTACGCTTCTCGTTTAGGCCTTACCAACCGTTTTTCACCCCCAACCCTAAGGTCAGGATTTCGGGAATGCGGAGCGTTTTGTTGGTCAGGGCGCTTACCAGGTGCAAGTCGTTGGTACTCAGTTCGGAGTAAAATGAAGTGCGGCGGGGCCAACCGTGCAGATTGGGCTCGGTGGAATGATGCGTGAGGCGCAGCCCGGCAAAAGCCCCAAGGCGCACCGCCGACGACCACCAGTAGTACCCTTTGGGGTAGCGACCAGCCGAGTCGTTAGTCAGGAAGAATTGTTTGCCGGTGGTGTAGTTCAGGAAGCCGCCCACCGATACGGGGTTGAGGCGCCAGTCGCCGCGCCCACCGAGTTTGGGCTCGAAAGGCGTGTACGTCGTTTTGAAAGTGAAAACGGCCATGCGGCTGCCGCCAATGGAGCGCGGCACGTAGCCCACGAGCACCTCCGGCTCCAGCCGCCGGTCGGCCAGCCAGTAGCCACCGCCCACCGCCACCACGCCCTGCCCGCCCGCTAACTGCACCGTCAGGAAGAACGGCCCTGACCGGCGTACATCGGCCTCGGCTTGCGCGTGCGCGAAGCAGGGGATAAAGCTAAGTATCAGTATAGCAAGTAGTTGTATTTCAGTTCTGCGACGCATACTGAACGGTTTCAAGGCGAAACTGGCGCCGCCCCCATACCGACACAATATGGTAGCGGCCCTTCTCGAAGTTGTACGTGGTCAGGTAGGTGATGCCGTCGCGGAAGGGCTGGCCGGCCGTGTAACGGTGGATGTGCCCGGCCAAGTGCAACACCAGCTGCGGATTGCTGCGCACGGTGCGGGCATACGGCTGCACCAGCTGCGGATCGAAGTCGGCGTCGGTGGGCGGCACGTGGCACACCACAACGGCGCGTTGCGTGCCGGCCGTGTCGGCGAGCTGCTGCGTGAGCCAACTTACGTCGGGCACCTGGCCCTGGAAGCCGTATTCACGGCCGTTGGTATCGACGCAGATAAACTTCGTGCCGCCGCGCACAAACGAGTAATTCAGAGGCCCGAACACCGTTTGGTAGGCGTTGCGGCCGTTGCCCACCTGGTCGTGGTTGCCGATGACGGTGAGGTAAGGCACGCGCAGACGTTGCAGGCGGCGGTGCATCCAGCGCATTTCCCGCACCAGGCCAAAGTCGGAAATGTCGCCCGCAAGCATCACGAAATCAATGTCTTGTTGCTCATTGACGCTAGCCACAAAGTCGTCGGCCTCGTCGTAAAATCGCTGCGAGTCGCCGATAAACACGAAGCGCAGCGTGTCGGTGGGCGAAAGCGGCTGTTGTTGGAGCCGGCGCAGATTCTGAGCCGTAAGGTGGCGTTCGGCGGCGGGTACGTAAGCCTGATTGGGGCTGTATTCCAATAAGTTACAGCCACTCGCCGCTAGCACCACTGCCATAGAAAGCAAAAATAGGCGTGTAGAGAAAAGACGCATAAAAACACTGGCATAAACCGGAGAATAGTTCTCCTTAATGGTGTAGTAACAGGCTGATAACTAGATAGTTGTTGTAAGTATCAAAAACAAAATGTTGGCTTCAGCCGCCGGCGGCGCTTATAGCCCGCTACAGGCTAGAACAACACATAAGCAGGCCTTTGAGTTATTGCCGAATTGTCGAAATGAGGGAGCGGTCCGAATGCGCACTTCTATGGGCGGCGGGCGCTGTTAGGGCATTTTACTTCTATATTAACGGCTTGTCAGAAGAAGTTGGTTTTCTTGGGAAAATGCTGGCTTTCAGGCAACACTAGCGTCCTTGTTATATGCTTATGAATAAAGTATTTACCACGTTTGCGGCCCTGGTTTTTCTACTGTGCACAGGCGCCGCTAAGGGGCAAATAGCTGAGCCCGTAGAGTTGGTAAACCCACTGATGGGTACCGACTCGAAGCCTAGTCTTTCGAACGGAAATACCTATCCGGCCATCGCGTTGCCGTGGGGCATGAACTTCTGGATGCCGCAAACCGGCAAAATGGGCAGCGGCTGGGCCTACCAATACAGCGCCGACAAGATCCGCGGGTTCAAACAAACGCACCAGCCTTCGCCCTGGATGAACGATTACGGGCAGTTTGCCCTGATGCCCATCACGGGCAGGCTGCGCTTCGAGGAAGACGACCGCGCCAGTTGGTTTTCGCACAAAGCCGAAGTCGCCAAGCCGTATTATTATCAAGTGTATCTGGCTGACCACGATGTGGTTACGGAAATTGCGCCCACCGAGCGTGCGGCGAGTTTCCGGTTCACCTTTCCCCGCACCGACAGCGCCTACGTCGTGCTCGATGCCCTCGACAAAGGCTCGTACGTGAAGCTGCTGCCGCAGGAAAACAAGATTGTGGGCTACACCACCCGCAACAGCGGCGGCGTGCCTGAGAACTTCAGGAATTACTTCGTGCTGCAATTCGATAAGCCGTTTGCCAGCACGAACATATATAAGGATAAAGAACTAGTTACTAACGTATTAGAGTTTCAAGGAAATCACGCGGGTGCGGTCGTGGGCTTCAAGACGCGCAAGGACGAGCAGGTGAACGTGCGGGTGGCCTCGTCGTTCATTAGCCCGGAGCAGGCTGAATTGAATCTGAAAGAGATCGGCAACGACGACTTCGAGGCGGTGAAGCAAAAGGCCAAAACGGCCTGGAACAAAGAACTCAGCCGCATTCAAATTGAGGGCGGCACCCCCGATCAGCAGCGGACGTTTTACTCGTGTCTGTACCGCTCGCTGCTGTTTCCGCGCAAGTTTTATGAGCTGGATGCCGCCGGCAACGTGGTGCATTACAGTCCCTACAACGGCCAAGTGCTGTCCGGCTACCTCTACACCGACACGGGGTTCTGGGACACGTTTCGCTCGCTGTTTCCCTTCCTGAATTTGATGTACCCGAGCGTTAATGCCCAAATGCAGGCGGGGTTGGTAAATGCTTATAAGGAAGGCGGTTGGCTACCGGAATGGGCCAGCCCCGGCTACCGCAACGTGATGGTGGGCAACAACTCGGCCTCCGTGGTGGCCGATGCCTACCTGAAGGGTGGGCGCGGCTACGACATCAATACCCTTTACGAAGCACTAGTGCACGGGGCCAACAACGCTGGCCCGTTGGAAGCCGTGGGCCGCGCGGGCGTGCAGTATTACAACAAGCTGGGCTACGTGCCCTACGACGTAAAGCTCAACGAGAACGCCGCCCGCACCCTCGAATACGCCTACGATGACTTTGCTATCTATCAGTTAGGCAAAGCGTTACACAAGCCCGCCAAGGAGGTGAATCTCTACGCCAAGCGCAGCCAGAACTACCGCAACCTCTTCGACAAACAAACCGGCCTGATGCGCGGCAAAAACCAGGACGGCAAGTTTCAGGCGCCCTTCAACCCCTTTAAGTGGGGCGATGCCTTCACCGAAGGCAACAGTTGGCACTACACGTGGTCGGTGTTTCACGACGTGCAGGGCCTGATGAACCTGATGGGCGGGCCCAAGCCGTTTGTGGCGGCACTGGACACCGTATTTACCCTCGCGCCGGTGTTCGACGCTTCGTATTACGGCTCCGTGATCCACGAGATCCGGGAGATGCAGATTGCCCACACGGGCAACTATGCCCACGGCAACCAGCCCATTCAGCACATGATTTACCTCTACAACTACGCTGGCCAGCCGTGGAAAACGCAGTATTGGGTGCGCGAAACGATGAACCGCCTCTACCTGCCCACCCCCGACGGCTATTGCGGCGACGAAGACAACGGCCAGACCTCGGCGTGGTACGTGTTTTCGGCCCTGGGCTTCTACCCCGTCTGCCCCGCCACCGACCAGTTGTTGGGTGCGCCGCTGTTCAAGAAAGCCACGCTGCGGCTGGAAAACGGCAAAGAGGTCGTACTCAACGCCCCGGCTAATAGCGAGGCCAATCGCTATATCCGTAGCGTAATAGTCAACGGCCAGTCGTACGCGCATAACTGGCTTAGCAACAATGAATTGCAAAAAGGTGCAACGGTAGATTTTGATATGGCTGCCACGCCCAATACGAGCCGCGGCACGAAGGCAGAAGATGCGCCGTACTCGTTTTCGAAGGCGAAAAAGTGAGCCATACCACAACCTAGAGGTATTGCAAAGCCTTGTCTAGGAGACTTCTGTGCTTAGTAGGGCAATGCCAAAACACATTCTTAGTATACTACCTTGCCAGCTTCAACCTCCTTCCTGAAGCTGATGAAACTCCTGCCTTTTGCCACGCTGCTCTTTGCGTCTTTGCCGGC
This window encodes:
- a CDS encoding neutral zinc metallopeptidase; translated protein: MKHLKLLTASAVLSFSLLTSCQKENDALVSAPSTTSSSQLATLPAGSEDLKANSGLLAKADPQYRDMVRRATAIQPTPCDSNTPLNLWLDQQLKDWTSLSFAKVNSTAMLDLPTYDALLFENSSANQYFGQKGEYTQRLTKTFKDLQRFWNIQSQDIVLAAMHGNMLQDRTKLIRTYKAAFGLSDASAAFYADRVLTFLKASPEMRNGTHPIFTFNAFAQEGFDFPPYGTIPSKIIMGDGIMEAYTALGYDDVAPQAILAHEFGHQVQFQLGLFTNENTPEATRRTELMADAYSAYYLSHARGASMQWKRVRQFLQVFFNIGDCQFSSTGHHGTPTQRIAAAEFGYNTANDAQKQGHILTAQEFTKLFEAQLPAIVKL
- a CDS encoding metallophosphoesterase family protein; this translates as MRLFSTRLFLLSMAVVLAASGCNLLEYSPNQAYVPAAERHLTAQNLRRLQQQPLSPTDTLRFVFIGDSQRFYDEADDFVASVNEQQDIDFVMLAGDISDFGLVREMRWMHRRLQRLRVPYLTVIGNHDQVGNGRNAYQTVFGPLNYSFVRGGTKFICVDTNGREYGFQGQVPDVSWLTQQLADTAGTQRAVVVCHVPPTDADFDPQLVQPYARTVRSNPQLVLHLAGHIHRYTAGQPFRDGITYLTTYNFEKGRYHIVSVWGRRQFRLETVQYASQN
- a CDS encoding GH92 family glycosyl hydrolase, which produces MNKVFTTFAALVFLLCTGAAKGQIAEPVELVNPLMGTDSKPSLSNGNTYPAIALPWGMNFWMPQTGKMGSGWAYQYSADKIRGFKQTHQPSPWMNDYGQFALMPITGRLRFEEDDRASWFSHKAEVAKPYYYQVYLADHDVVTEIAPTERAASFRFTFPRTDSAYVVLDALDKGSYVKLLPQENKIVGYTTRNSGGVPENFRNYFVLQFDKPFASTNIYKDKELVTNVLEFQGNHAGAVVGFKTRKDEQVNVRVASSFISPEQAELNLKEIGNDDFEAVKQKAKTAWNKELSRIQIEGGTPDQQRTFYSCLYRSLLFPRKFYELDAAGNVVHYSPYNGQVLSGYLYTDTGFWDTFRSLFPFLNLMYPSVNAQMQAGLVNAYKEGGWLPEWASPGYRNVMVGNNSASVVADAYLKGGRGYDINTLYEALVHGANNAGPLEAVGRAGVQYYNKLGYVPYDVKLNENAARTLEYAYDDFAIYQLGKALHKPAKEVNLYAKRSQNYRNLFDKQTGLMRGKNQDGKFQAPFNPFKWGDAFTEGNSWHYTWSVFHDVQGLMNLMGGPKPFVAALDTVFTLAPVFDASYYGSVIHEIREMQIAHTGNYAHGNQPIQHMIYLYNYAGQPWKTQYWVRETMNRLYLPTPDGYCGDEDNGQTSAWYVFSALGFYPVCPATDQLLGAPLFKKATLRLENGKEVVLNAPANSEANRYIRSVIVNGQSYAHNWLSNNELQKGATVDFDMAATPNTSRGTKAEDAPYSFSKAKK